The region AAATTCCGCCGTGAATCGTCTGACTACTTCTTCTCGAAGTCTTGCGGATCGTGGAAGGTGACCGTCAGGTAATGCGAAGCCGATTCGTACTTTTTGTCGTCCAGCTCGCCACTTTCGTAGGCAGCGGTCAGCCCGACCATGATGCCGTTCAAGCCATCTTCGACTTCCTTATCGGTGAACGAAACTTTACCGTTTTCGTCGGTCTTCTTGCTGGCTTCTTCATGACCTTCTTCGCAGTAAAGAAGAACGTCGGCGTCGGTCAGGGGCTTTCCTTTCCAGGTGACGTAAGCGTCGACCCCTTCCGCCGTATCGACCAATTCCGCTTTCAGATCGAGATTGGCGGACTTCTTCTGAGCGTCTTCCCGCGACGTCGGTAGCTTGCCGCCGTAGTGGACGGTGTAGTAATCGAGACGCGAACCGTGATAGATGCCAAACGTCGCTTTCGACTGCAGTAGCGAATCCTTGGCGATGGATTCGCTCGAGGACCGACCAACGAAGTCGTCCGTTTCGACCGCGACCAGGTCAAGCTTCTCCGAGGTCCCCTTTGGCGTAACGATCGCGACTTCCGACTTGGCGATACTGCCAGGCAGTTTGTAGGTGCAGTCGGCGGGGTTTTCGCCGAAGAAGTATTGCACTTTGCCATCGTCGTCAATGGTGACCCACGGGAAGTGAGCATAAGCAGGCGAAGCGGTGGCCAACAGGGCAAGCGTCAGCAGTGCGGTCGTAAGCATCTTCATGGGATATGGCTTTCTCGAATGAGGGGGAAATTTGATGGTTGGTAGGGACGTTACTTCGACGTCTCTTCCTTGATCGCAACCAGGCGGCTGCCGGTGCGAATCAGCAGGTACGGTGGCACGGCAACCGCCGAGTAAATGATCTCGCCGCCGGAGGATCGTTCTCCTTCGGCAGGCTCATCAGCGGTCCAAAGGGCGTTTTCGGCGATCGAATCTCCTTCGGTCATGTCGATAATCGAAGTCGTTCCTTTCGAGCCGAATACATACAGCAGCTTGTCATTTTGCAGAGGTGTCGCCCAAACGCCGCCGGTGGCCAGGCGAGACGAAGCAGTCTGCTCGCCTGACTTCAAGTCGACGCCAAACAGCACGCCGCTGCGGTTCACGAACCAGGCGTGCCCATCGGCGGCAATCGGGCTACCGAAGCTCGACTTCGCCTTCTCTGCTTGCCAGGCAAACTTCGCGGCGTACTTTCCGTCGGCGTCTTTTTGAATCTGGATCACGCCATTCGATGTGCCATCGGTCTGAGCAGCCGTTTCACCGCGGCCATCCGACGCACCGATAAGAAATCTTCCGTCACCCAACGGCATCGGCGTGCAGGTCGTGTTGTTCGAGATTTGATCGAAGTCCCACAGTCGCTCGCCGGTCGCGGGATCGAAGCCGGCAATCTTGCCGCTCGAGCTACATACCAGCTGCTCTTGGCCATCGACGGGAATCAAACGGGGCGAACTCCACGAGGTGCTGCCGAGCCCGGGCACTTTCCACAGCGGCGATCCGTCCGACTTTTTCAGTGCTAAAAGGTACGGTTCTTCCGACCGTTCTACCCACACAAAGACGGCGTCGTCGGTTTGTTCCAAGGAAGAAGCGAGTCCATGTCGCGACTCGATCTTGCCATATTCGTCGACCAGATTCTTCTGCCAACGGACCGAGCCATCTTGCTTCAGCGCGGCGACCACGCCACCCTCGAAGTAAGCGATGATGCCATCTGCATCGAGGATCGGCGTCGGAGCGGCCCGGCTGACGTAGGCGTTGTTCTCGACAGGGCTTGGGTTGGCGAAATCTTGCTGCCAAAGCTTCTCGCCGGAAGCGAGGGCAAACGCGGCTACGTGATAGTTCTCTTTGTTGGGGCCGCTCGTCGACGTGACGATAATCTGCTGATCGGAGGAAACGACCGGGGTCGATTGTCCGTAGCCTTCAATGTCTGCCTGCCAGGCAATGTTCTCGTCGGCCGACCACTTCGTCGGCAGCTTGCCGCCGGACACGCTCAAGTGGCCACCATTCTGAAACGAAGGCCATACAGCTGTGCGAAGCTCTTCGGCGGAAACCGCATCGAGCGAAACCATCCCCAGCAGGGCAATCAAAGCAGTCAAAGCAATAGGGCGAAGCAGGGGCATCATGTTAGCTCGATCTCCACTTTCCAAGCGATACAACCAATGAACCTGAAAACTGGACGATATTCTAGGACAAAATCAAACGGGAAATCGGTCCTTTGCGCCACAGTACGACGTCTTACCGTCAGACCGAAAAACAACGGCATCCTCAATAGATGTTCGTTCGCACTTGGCATGTGGTTCAGCACGTGTGCGGGGCCGGGATGCTGGCAAAGAAAGCTGGCAGGCTCGTGTTGATATTGAATCTCAGTACGCAATAAAGGATACCAAGGCTCTCGGCACTTGCAAGAACCCTGCTCCGATTCTGTTCAAGAAAAAAGGACTTCCAGT is a window of Bremerella sp. TYQ1 DNA encoding:
- a CDS encoding PQQ-binding-like beta-propeller repeat protein, whose protein sequence is MMPLLRPIALTALIALLGMVSLDAVSAEELRTAVWPSFQNGGHLSVSGGKLPTKWSADENIAWQADIEGYGQSTPVVSSDQQIIVTSTSGPNKENYHVAAFALASGEKLWQQDFANPSPVENNAYVSRAAPTPILDADGIIAYFEGGVVAALKQDGSVRWQKNLVDEYGKIESRHGLASSLEQTDDAVFVWVERSEEPYLLALKKSDGSPLWKVPGLGSTSWSSPRLIPVDGQEQLVCSSSGKIAGFDPATGERLWDFDQISNNTTCTPMPLGDGRFLIGASDGRGETAAQTDGTSNGVIQIQKDADGKYAAKFAWQAEKAKSSFGSPIAADGHAWFVNRSGVLFGVDLKSGEQTASSRLATGGVWATPLQNDKLLYVFGSKGTTSIIDMTEGDSIAENALWTADEPAEGERSSGGEIIYSAVAVPPYLLIRTGSRLVAIKEETSK